The window GATCATCTTTCTGCCGCTGGTGGGCGGACTGATCATCCTGTTCACGTCCAAGGCCAACGAGCCGCTGATGAAGGGCGTGGCGGTGGGGGCGTCGCTGGCGTCCTTCATCCTCTCCCTCTTCCTGGTGGCCCTGTACGAGGTGGGAGGCGGGATGCAGTTCGTGGAACGCTACAGCTGGATCCCCACCCTGGGGATCCAGTACCACGTGGGCGTGGACGGGCTCAGCCTGCCCCTGGTGGTGCTGACGGCCCTGCTCAGCCTGGTGTCGCTGGTCTACTCCTGGCGGATCGAGCTGCGGCTGAAGGAATACCTGTTCCTGTTCCTGCTGCTGGAGACCGGCATGCTGGGCGTGTTCGCCGCCCTGGACTTCTTCCTCTTCTACATCTTCTGGGAGGTCACCCTGGTGCCCATGTACTTCCTCATCGGCATCTGGGGCGGCCCCCGCCGCGAATACGCGGCCATCAAGTTCTTCCTGTACACCCTGGTGGGGTCGCTGGCCATGCTGCTGGCGATCCTGCTGCTGTACTTCCACAGCGAGCCCCGGACGTTCGACATGCTGGCCCTCATCCGCCAGCAACCCCTGGCCCGGGCGCCCCTGCTGGCGACCCTGGCATTCTGGGGGTTCTTCCTGAGCTTTGCCATCAAGGTGCCCATGTGGCCCTTCCACACCTGGCTGCCCGACGCCCACGTGGAGGCCCCGACCGCCGGCAGCGTCATCCTGGCCGGCATCCTGCTGAAGATGGGCACCTACGGGTTCGTGCGGGTCAGCCTGCCCATGCTGCCGGAAGCGTTCCGGGCCTCTGCCGGCGTCGTCGCCATCCTGGCCCTGCTGGGCATCGTGTACGGCGCGCTGGTGGCCATGGCCCAGACCGACCTGAAAAAGCTGGTGGCCTACAGTTCGGTCAACCACATGGGGTATGTGATGCTGGGCACCGCCGCCGCGGCCGCGGCGGTGGGGCAGCCCCACAAGGCCCAGGCCGCCACCACTGCCCTGAACGGCGCCGTCTTTGAGATGATCGCTCACGGGGTGATCACCGGCGCCCTGTTCCTCATCGTCGGCGTGCTGTACGACTACCGGGCGCACACCCGGGGCGTCAACGAGTTCGGCGGACTGGGCGCCCGCCTGCCGGTGTACACGGGGATCACCACCCTGGCCATGCTGGCGTCCCTGGGCCTGCCGGGGCTGATGGGGTTTGTGGCCGAGTTCCTCGTGTTCGTGGGGTCCTTCGGCGTCTTCCCCTACCTGACGGCGGTGGCGGTGACCGGGGTGATCTTCACCGCGGCCATGTTCCTGTGGACCATCCAGCGGATCTTCCTGGGACCCCTCAACGAGCGGTGGGTGGGGCTGCCGGACCTGGACACCCGGGAGAAGCTGTCCCTGGTACCCCTGGCCGTCCTCATGGTGGTGTTCGGGCTGTATCCCCGGCCCCTGCTGGAGGTGATCAACACCGCCATGGCGGGGCTGGTGACGGCCCTGCGGTAGGAGGCGGCCATGGCGCACCGGCACACGGGAGGACGACGCGCGCGGAGGGGGCCATGCCCGCGGTGAGCCCGGCCGATCTGTGGTCGCTTGTCCCGGAGCTGTGGCTGCTGGGGCTGGGCCTGCTGGTGCTGCTGCTCGACCTGGTGGTGCCGGCGGGCCGCAAGGCTGCCGTGGGGGTGATGGCGGTGGGCGGCCTGGTCCTGGCCCTGGTGCCCATCGCCACCATGCTGACCTGGCAGCCGCGCACGATCCTGTACGGCGCCTACGCCGTGGACGGGTTCGCGGTGTTCTTCAAGATCATCGCCGTTGCCGCCACCGCCCTGGTGATCCTCTCCTCCCTGGAGTCGGTGGGCCCCCGCACCCGCTTCGAGGGAGAGTTTTACGGGTTGCTGGTTCTGACCGCCCTGGGCCTGATGCTGATGGCGGCCAGCACCGATCTGGTGCTGCTGGTCCTGGCCATCGAGTTCGTCAGCCTCACCTCCTACGTGCTGGCGGGATTCCTCAAGGCCCACCCCAAGAGCGCCGAGGCCGGCATCAAGTACTTCCTGTACGGCGCCACGGCGTCGGCGGTGATGATCTACGGGTTCTCGCTGCTGTACGGTCTGGCGGGCACCACCAACCTCTATCAGGTGGCCCGGGCCGTCGCCGGCGCCCCCGGCCTCACCCTCTACCTGAGCCTGATCCTGGTCCTGGCGGGGCTGGGCTTCAAGATCTCCATGGTGCCGTTCCACCAGTGGGCCCCGGACGTGTACGAGGGCGCGCCCACCCCGGTGGCCGCATTCCTGTCGGTGGGATCCAAGGCGGCAGGGTTCGCCGCCCTGGCCCGGGTCCTGCAGGTGGTGGTGGATCCGTCCCGGGTGAACTGGGTCCTGCTGGTGGCGGTGCTGGCCGCCGTCACCATGACCGTCGGCAACCTGCTGGCGCTCCCCCAGCGCAACATCAAGCGGATGCTGGCCTACTCCAGCATCTCCCACGCCGGCTTCCTCCTGATCGGGGTGGCGGCGTTCCGGGGCGCGTTCGGCACGCCGGGGCTGCTCGTCTACCTGCTGGGGTACACCTTCACCCAGCTGGGCGCATTCTTCGTGGCCACCCTGATCGGGACCCAGCTGGGCACCGACGAGATCCCGGACTACGCCGGCCTGGCGCGCCGGGCGCCGGTCTCGGCCCTGCTGATGGCCCTGTTCATGCTCTCGCTGACGGGGATTCCCCCCACGGCCGTCTTCCTGGGCAAGTTCTACGTGCTGGCGGCGGCCATCGACAACGGGTTGCTGTGGCTGGCGGTGGTGGCCGTGGTGAACAGCGTCATCTCGCTGTACTACTATGTGGGAGTCATCCGCGCCATGTACGTGCTGCCGGCGGCCACGGACACGCCCGTGCCCGAGCCGACCGGCCTGCAGGTGGCCTTGGGGATCACCGGATTGGGCACCCTGCTCATCGGCCTGTACCCCCAGCCGGTCATCGACCTGGTCCGCACCGCCTCCCAGCTCCTGCGGCTGTAGGCGCTGTCCTTGACGCTGTTCGCGCGGGCCTGCTATGATGGGCGCGTGTTTGTCCAAACCCAGGAATGCGCGGGGGACCCGCCGTTCCTGGGTTTTGTCGGGATAGCGCGCGTGGAGTCCCTGCATTCCGGCCGCTGAGGTGGGGGCGGCGGTGTCTCTTCCCGGTCCTCCCGGTGCGGCAGACAAGCGATGGAGCGGGTGGCAGCCATGACGGCCCGGCACGGCCCGACGGACGAGAACGTCCTTCAGATCCTCGCCCAGAAGGAGAAAGAACTGGAAGCCCGCGTGGCCGAGGCCCGGGAGCGGGCCCGGCAGGTGGTGGACGACGCTCGCCGGCAGGCGGACCAGATCCGCGAGGGTGCGCGGGCCGACGCCGCCGCCCTGGCCGCCCGCCTGCGGGAGGAGACCGCGCGGGAGGTGGAGGCGCTGCAGGCCGAGCAGCTGGCCGCCGCCGAGGCGGAGGTCCAGAGGCTGCGGGCTGCGGTGGCCGAGCGCCTGCCCCGGGCCGTCGCCCTGGTGGTGGAGCGGGTGCTGGCCGGACTGGACAGGTCGTAGGCGGGCAGTTGCGCGTCCCCGGCGGGGGCCGGGCGGGTGACGGGGTCGCCATGATTGTCGAGATGAGCCGGGTCATCGTGCTGGGCCCCAAGCGGTTGCTGGGGGCCGTCCTGGACGAGGTGCAGCGTCTGGGCAGTCTGCACGTGGACCGGATCGAATCCGACGAAGCCCCGCCGCCGCCCGCCACCGACGAGCAGGCGGCGGCCCGCCAGCGCCTGGAGCGTCTCCTCGGGCAGGCGGACGCCGTGCTCACCCTGCTGCCCCCCGCCGACGGCGCGGTTTCCGCCGAGGCCGAGGTCGGGTCGGTGGACGAGGTGGAGGCCGAACTTGCCGCCCTGGAGCGGCAGGTGCGGGATCTGACCCGGCAGCGCCTCGAACTGGAGGAGGAGCGCACCCTCATCGAGACCTACGAAGGGGCGGTGCGGGCGCTGTCTCCCCTGCTCCAGGCCCTGCGGGGCAGCGCCCGGCTGGAATCGCTGGGCTTCCTGCTGAACACCACCGACCTGAAGGTGGCGGCAGCGCTGCGCGCCGAGCTGATCCGCGCCACCGGGGGACGGGTGGAGGTGGTCAGCCGCGCCGTCGACGACAGGCGCCTGGGGATGGTGGTGGCGTTCCGCCGGGAGGACGGCGAGGCGGTGCGGGCCGTGCTGGCCCGCTCGGGGATCACCGAACTGCGCCTGCCGGAGCGGTTCGCCGGGGGCGCGGTGGCCGATGCCGTCGCCCTCATGGAGCGCCGCCGGCGGGAGATTCCCCGGGAGCTGGAGCAGGTGGACCGCCAGCTGCGCGAGCTGGCCGCCCGGATCCGCCCCCGCCTGGAGGTGCTGCGGTCCTGGCTGGCCGACCGGGCCGCCCAGCTGTCGGTGCTGCAGGACCTGGGCGCCACCCGGTACACGTTCGTCCTCCACGGGTGGGCGCCGTCGCGGGCCGTGGGACAGATCCGGGCGGTCCTGGCCGGCCGCTTCGGGTCCGACGTCGTGGTTTTCGATTCTCCCGCCGACCCGCACCACGACCCCGAGCGGGTGCCGGTCCTGCTGGACAACCACCCGTGGATCCGGCCCTTCCAGCGGCTGCTGGCCCTGTTCCAGCCCCCACGGTATGGGACCTGGGATCCCAGTCCCGTGGTGGCCATCACCTTCCCCCTGTTTGTCGGCCTGGTGATCGGCGACGTGGGCTACGGCGCGCTGCTGTTCCTGCTGGGCTGGAAGATGCGCTCCCTGGCCCGGGCGGGGCGGACGGTGGAGGTGCGGCTGCTGAACCTGCGCTTCCCGCCGCCGGTGCTGGCGGATGCGTCGTTTCTGATCCGGGCCTGCGCCGCCTGGATCATGGCGTTCGGGGCGATCTACGCCGAAGCGTTCGGCAACCTGCCCGAGCTGCTGTGGCATGTGCGGCCGCTGTTCAACCGGGTCGAGGACACCGGCCGGTACTTCCTGGTGATCATCGCCGCGGGCATCGCCATGATCTTCCTGGGCCTGCTGGTGCACTTCGTCCAGGCCCTGCGGCACCGGCACCTGGAAGGCGCGTTCGAAGCGGCCGTCATCATGCTGGGGACCGGCGGCCTGCTGCTGTTCCTGGGCGCCCGGGGCGCCATGCTGCCCGCCTCCTGGGACGCGCCGGGCCTGTGGCTGTTTGCGGGCGCCGTGGGGCTGGCCGGGGTCTCGCTGGTCGTGGAGCGCAACGTCATCCGCCGGTTCCTGTGGCTGCTGGAAAGCACCACGGCTTTCGGGCACATCCTGTCCCACGCCCGATTGATGGCGTTCGGCCTGGCCGCCGCCGCCCTGGCCATGGCGGCCAACGAGCTGGGCCGTCAGGCGGGCGCCCTGGGGCGGGTGGCGGCGGTCCTGGTGGGGGCGCTGTTTCAGGCGCTGTTCTTCGTGTTCACCATCTTCGGCCACGTGATCCAGCCCGCCCGTCTGCACTGGGTAGAGTTCTTCAGCAAATTCAAGTTCCACGAGGAAACCGGGCGGGCGTACCGCCCGTTCCAGAAGACCGCGGCGCCCGGGAGGCGGTAGCCTCGTCGGCTCCGCGGCACCGCAGGAGGTGAGGAGAGTGAGGACAGCAGCAGTCGTGATTGTCACCGCCATCCTGGTCCTGGGAGCGGCCGGGATGGTCCTGGCGGCGCCCGAGACCGCCGAGCAGCGGCCGGCCAACCCCAACGCCGGATTGCTGGGTCTGGCGGCGGCCATCGCCGTCGGGTTCGGCGCCATCGGCACCGCGTGGGCCCAGTCGCGCATCGGGGCGGCTGCCGCCGGCGCCATGGCCGAGCGGCCGGAGATCGGAGGCCTGATGCTGGTCTTCCTGGCCCTGCCCGAGACGATGATCATCCTGGGCTTTCTGGTGGCATTCTTCGTGATCAGCCGGATCTAGGGGTCCCGGCGGGGCTTCATGACATCCCAGTCGGAACTGATCGCCATCCTCGAGCGGGAGGCCGCCGCCGAGATCGAGCGGATCCTGGCCGACGCCCGCGCCGAGGCCGACCGCCTGATCCAGGAGGCGCGCCAGCAGGCCGAGGCGGAACTGGCGGCCGTGCGGGCGCGACTGGAGGCCGAACGCGCCGCCGCCCGGACGCGGGCCCGCAGCGCGGCGGCCCTGCGCGCCTCGGCGCTGATCCTGCAGGCCAAGGATCAGGCGCTGGCCGAGGTGTTCCAGCGCGCCCGGGCCGAGCTCGACCGCCTGGTCCAGGAGCGCGCCCGCTACGGCGCGCTGCTGGGCGGCCTGCTGCGGGAAGCCGCCGCTGGCTTGGGCGGCCGGGTGGTGGTGCAGGTGCACCCCCGGGATGTCGATCTGGCCCGGCGGGCGGCGCGGGACCTGGGCCTGGATGCCGACGTGCAGCCGGCCGACGACGTCAGCGGAGGGGTCCGGGTGGTGTCCGCCGACGGCCGGTTCGTGGTGGAGAACACCCTGGCCTCGCGCCTGGAGCGCGCCCGGGCGGGGTTGGCCCCGGAGGTGGCGGCCGCATTGTGGGGGACGTAGTCACCCCGCGCGGACGAGGCAGCCCATGCCCGACTTTCCCTACATCAACGCCCGGGTGCGGGCCATGCACAGCCGCCTGCTGGACTCCGCGCACCTGGAGGAGCTGCTGGCGATCCCCACGCTGGAAGGGTTCGTCACGGCCCTGGCGCAGACGCCCTACGGGCCGCACCTGCAGGAGGCGCTGACCCGCTACGCGGGCCTGCGGGCCGTGGACGAGGCGCTGGCCCGCAACTTCCACCAGGCCACCACCCGGATCCTCTCGTTCGCCGACGGGCGGGCCCGGGAGCTCATCGAGGTGGTCCTGATGCGGTGGGACGTGGCCAACCTGCGGGCCATCCTCCGGGGCAAGCACGCCGGGCGTCCGGCCGAGGCCATCATCGGCGCCCTCCTGCCGGCGGGCGCCCTCAGCGAGGTCGCCCTGCGGGAACTGGCCGCCGCCGCGGACGTGCCGGGGGTGGTGGGCGCCCTCAGCGCCCAGGAGCACCCCCTGGCCCCCGCCCTGGCCGAGGGGCTGGCGGACTACCGGGAGCGCGGCGATCTGCTGGCCCTGGAGCTGCGCCTGGACCGGTTCTACGCCGCCTACGGGCTGAGGCGGGCCGCGGGACGCGGGCACAGCGCCGCGGTGCTGCGGCGGGTGCTGCAGGCGGAGATCGATGCCACCAACGTGAAGACGGCCCTCAAACTCCAGCAGGCATCCCTGGGGCCGGACGAGAGGGCGCGCTTTTACATCCCCGGGGGGCGGCTGGTGGACGAGCGGCTGTTCCTGGCCCTCTCCGATCCGGCGACCGCCGACCAGGGCCTGGCCGGCCTGCGCCTGCAGGGATTCCCCGTCCGGGGCCCGGTGGGGGACCTGGCGGCGTTCGAGCGGGACCTGGACCTGGCCCTCCTGCGGGTCCAGGCGGGTCTGTACCGCGGAGACCCGTTGGAGATCGACATCGTCATCGGCTACCTGGCCCAGAAGTACAATGAAGTTGTCAACCTCCGCCTGATCGCCCGGGGGAAGGCGCTGGGCATTCCCCGCGAGCGCGTCCGGCAGGAGATGGTGGAGGTGTAGGCGCCGTGGCCTACCGCGTGGCCGTGATCACCGATCCCGAGACGGCGACCGGGTTCCGCCTGGCCGGGGTCGAGGTGCGGGAGGCCGCCGACGGGCGGGAGGCCCTGGAACACCTGCGGGCGATGCTGCCCCTGGACTACGGCCTGGTGGCCGTCAACGAGGATCTCCTGGCGGCGATGCAGGACGCCCTCCCGCGCCTGATGCGGGACCGGGACCTGCCGATCATCGTTCCCGTCCCGGCTCCCCGGGCGAAGATCGAGACGAGCGAAGAGTACATTGCGCGGCTGGTCAAAGAGCACATCGGTTTTTACGTGAAGTTGCGCTAGGCCGGGAAGGGGTGAGCGTGAGCGATGAGCACGGCGATCAGGGGCAGCATCATCAAAATCGCGGGACCGGCGGTGATCGCCCGGGGGATGCTGGGCGCCCGGATGTACGACATCGTGCGGGTCGGCCACGAGGGCCTGCTGGGCGAAATCATCCGCCTGGAGGGCGACACCGCGTTCATCCAGGTCTACGAGGAAACCTCGGGGCTGCGGGTGGGCGAGCCGGTGGAGAGCACCGGCCGGCCGCTGACCGCCGAGATGGGTCCGGGGCTGCTGGCGGGGATCTTCGACGGCATCCTGCGGCCCCTGGAGGGCGTGCGGGCCCAGAAGGGAGACTTCGTGGCCCGGGGCGCGGTGGTGCCGGCCCTGGACCGGACCCGGCGGTGGGCCTTTGAGCCGGCGGTCCGCCCCGGCGACCGGGTGAGCCCCGGGGACGTGCTGGGGTGGGTTCAGGAGTTCGGGTTCCGCCACCAGATCCTGGTGCCCCCCGACTCTCCGGGCGGGATCGTGGCGGAGATCCGCCCCGGCGAGTACACGGTCACCGACGCCGTCGCCCGCCTGGAGGACGGCACCCCTCTCACCATGATGCACCCCTGGCCCGTGCGCACGCCGCGGCCGGTGGCCCGGCGGCTGGACCCCACCGAGCCGTTCGTCACCGGCCAGCGGGTGCTGGACGTCCTGTTCCCGGTGGCCATGGGAGGGACGGCGGCCATCCCGGGCCCGTTCGGCTCGGGCAAGACCATCACCCAGCAGACCCTGGCCAAGTGGGGCGACGCCGACGTGATCATCTATGTGGGGTGCGGCGAGCGCGGCAACGAGATGACCCACGTCCTGGACGAGTTTCCCCGCCTGGAAGACCCCCGCACCGGCCGCCCGCTGATGGAGCGGACCATCATCATCGCCAACACCAGCAACATGCCGGTGGCCGCCCGGGAGGCGTCGGTGTACACCGGCATCACCCTGGCCGAGTACTGGCGGGACCAGGGAGTCAAGGTGGCCCTGATGGCCGACTCCACCAGCCGGTGGGCGGAGGCGATGCGGGAGATCTCCTCCCGCCTGGAGGAGATGCCGGCGGAGGAGGGCTACCCGTCGTACCTCAGCAGCCGCCTGGCGGCCTTCTACGAGCGGGCCGGCCGCGCCGTGTGCCTGGGGCGGCCGGAGCGCCGGGGGTCCATCACCGTCATCGGCGCCGTCTCCCCGCCCGGCGGCGACCTGTCGGAGCCGGTGACCCAGGCCACCCTGCGCATCACCGGGACATTCTGGGCTCTGGATGACAAGCTGGCGAGCCGCCGCCACTTTCCCGCCATCAACTGGCTGCGGTCGTACAGCCTGTACACGCCCCTGCTGACCCAGTGGTACCGGGACCACATGCCGGCCGACTTCGAAACCCTGCGGGACCGGGCCAGCGCCCTGCTGCAGAAGGAAGCCGAACTGCAGGAGATCGTCCAGCTGGTGGGCCCCGATGCGCTGCAGGACGACCAGCGGATGATCATCGAGGCCGGCAAGATGCTGCGGGAGGACTTCCTGCAGCAGAACGCCTACACCGACGACGCCCACTGCCCGCTGAGCAAGTCCTACGGCATCCTGAAGGCCATCCTGACCTTCTACGACCTCGCCCTGGCGGCGCTGCGGCGGGGGGTGGATCTGGACGAGATCCTCAACATGAAGGAGATCGAGGAGATCGCCCGCCTCAAGGACGTGCCCGCTGCCGAATTCGACGGGTACATCGCCCGCTGGCTGGAAAAACTGCCGGCGGCGTTCGGCGCCCGCCCGGCGGCGGCGGTGGGGGCGGAGGGGCAGTAATCCCCACGGGAGGACGGAACGCCATGGAGCTGGCCACCAAGCGGTACCGCTCGATCTCGTACATCTCGGGTCCCCTGCTGTTCGTGGAGGGGGCGAAGGACCTGGCCTACGGAGCCCTGGTCAGCATCCACCTGCCCGATGAGACGGTGCGCGGAGGGCAGGTGATCGAGGTCTCCGAGAAGCACGCGGTGATCCAGGTGTTCGAGGAGACCACGGGTCTGGACCTGGCCCGGACCTCCATCAGCCTGCGGGAGGATGTGGCGCGCCTGGGCGTATCCCGGGAGATGATCGGCCGCCGGTTCAACGGCCTGGGGGAGCCCATCGACGGGCTGCCCCCCATCATTCCCGAGAAGCGCCTGCCCATCATCGGCGCCCCCATCAACCCCGTGGCGCGCCAGCGCCCCCAGGAGTTCATCCAGACGGGGATTTCGGCCATCGACGGCCTCAACACCCTGGTGCGCGGGCAGAAGCTGCCCATCTTCAGCGGCGCGGGGCTGCCCCACAACGAGATCGCGGCCCAGATCGCCCGCCAGGCCAAGGTCCTGGGCACCGAGGAGCAGTTCTCGGTGGTGTTCGCGGCCATGGGGATCACCCAGCGGGAGGCGGCGTTCTTCATCGATCAGTTCGAGTCCACGGGCGCCCTGGCGCGCGCAGTGGTCTTCCTCAACCTGGCCGACGACCCGGCCATCGAGCGCCTCATCACGCCCCGGATGGCGCTGACCACCGCCGAGTACCTGGCCTTCGAGCTCGACATGCACGTCCTGGTGATCCTCACCGACATGACCAACTACTGCGAAGCCCTGCGGGAAATCGGCGCGGCCCGGGAGGAGATCCCCGGCCGCCGGGGCTACCCCGGCTACATGTACACCGACCTGGCCACCATCTACGAGCGCGCCGGGCGCATCCACGGCCGGCGCGGGTCCATCACCCAGCTGCCGATCCTCACCATGCCCGACGACGACATCACCCACCCCATCGCCGACCTCACCGGCTACATCACCGAGGGGCAGATCCTCCTCAGCCGCGAACTGCACCGGCTGGGCATCTATCCGCCCATCACCCCGCTGCGCAGCCTGTCCCGGCTCATGAACGACGGCATCGGCCCCGGGCGCACCCGGGAGGACCACGGCGCCCTGCGGGACCAGCTGTACTCGGCCTACGCCAACGGGGTGGACCTGCGCAAGCTGGTGGCCATTATCGGCGAGGAGGCGCTCACGGAGCGCGACCGCCTGTACCTGCGGTTTGCCGACGAGTTCGAGCGCCAGTTCCTCCACCAGGGCCAGGCCGAGCGCAGCATCGAGGAGACCCTCACCCTGGCCTGGAAGCTGCTGTCCATGTTCCCGCGGGGTGAGCTCAAG is drawn from Armatimonadota bacterium and contains these coding sequences:
- a CDS encoding V-type ATP synthase subunit A, translating into MSTAIRGSIIKIAGPAVIARGMLGARMYDIVRVGHEGLLGEIIRLEGDTAFIQVYEETSGLRVGEPVESTGRPLTAEMGPGLLAGIFDGILRPLEGVRAQKGDFVARGAVVPALDRTRRWAFEPAVRPGDRVSPGDVLGWVQEFGFRHQILVPPDSPGGIVAEIRPGEYTVTDAVARLEDGTPLTMMHPWPVRTPRPVARRLDPTEPFVTGQRVLDVLFPVAMGGTAAIPGPFGSGKTITQQTLAKWGDADVIIYVGCGERGNEMTHVLDEFPRLEDPRTGRPLMERTIIIANTSNMPVAAREASVYTGITLAEYWRDQGVKVALMADSTSRWAEAMREISSRLEEMPAEEGYPSYLSSRLAAFYERAGRAVCLGRPERRGSITVIGAVSPPGGDLSEPVTQATLRITGTFWALDDKLASRRHFPAINWLRSYSLYTPLLTQWYRDHMPADFETLRDRASALLQKEAELQEIVQLVGPDALQDDQRMIIEAGKMLREDFLQQNAYTDDAHCPLSKSYGILKAILTFYDLALAALRRGVDLDEILNMKEIEEIARLKDVPAAEFDGYIARWLEKLPAAFGARPAAAVGAEGQ
- a CDS encoding V-type ATP synthase subunit E, producing the protein MTSQSELIAILEREAAAEIERILADARAEADRLIQEARQQAEAELAAVRARLEAERAAARTRARSAAALRASALILQAKDQALAEVFQRARAELDRLVQERARYGALLGGLLREAAAGLGGRVVVQVHPRDVDLARRAARDLGLDADVQPADDVSGGVRVVSADGRFVVENTLASRLERARAGLAPEVAAALWGT
- a CDS encoding V-type ATPase subunit, with product MPDFPYINARVRAMHSRLLDSAHLEELLAIPTLEGFVTALAQTPYGPHLQEALTRYAGLRAVDEALARNFHQATTRILSFADGRARELIEVVLMRWDVANLRAILRGKHAGRPAEAIIGALLPAGALSEVALRELAAAADVPGVVGALSAQEHPLAPALAEGLADYRERGDLLALELRLDRFYAAYGLRRAAGRGHSAAVLRRVLQAEIDATNVKTALKLQQASLGPDERARFYIPGGRLVDERLFLALSDPATADQGLAGLRLQGFPVRGPVGDLAAFERDLDLALLRVQAGLYRGDPLEIDIVIGYLAQKYNEVVNLRLIARGKALGIPRERVRQEMVEV
- a CDS encoding V-type ATP synthase subunit F; the encoded protein is MAYRVAVITDPETATGFRLAGVEVREAADGREALEHLRAMLPLDYGLVAVNEDLLAAMQDALPRLMRDRDLPIIVPVPAPRAKIETSEEYIARLVKEHIGFYVKLR
- a CDS encoding V-type ATP synthase subunit B, with the protein product MELATKRYRSISYISGPLLFVEGAKDLAYGALVSIHLPDETVRGGQVIEVSEKHAVIQVFEETTGLDLARTSISLREDVARLGVSREMIGRRFNGLGEPIDGLPPIIPEKRLPIIGAPINPVARQRPQEFIQTGISAIDGLNTLVRGQKLPIFSGAGLPHNEIAAQIARQAKVLGTEEQFSVVFAAMGITQREAAFFIDQFESTGALARAVVFLNLADDPAIERLITPRMALTTAEYLAFELDMHVLVILTDMTNYCEALREIGAAREEIPGRRGYPGYMYTDLATIYERAGRIHGRRGSITQLPILTMPDDDITHPIADLTGYITEGQILLSRELHRLGIYPPITPLRSLSRLMNDGIGPGRTREDHGALRDQLYSAYANGVDLRKLVAIIGEEALTERDRLYLRFADEFERQFLHQGQAERSIEETLTLAWKLLSMFPRGELKRVKQDHIDKYYFGDLMEEVWKEKTRV
- a CDS encoding V-type ATPase subunit subunit G family protein; this translates as MERVAAMTARHGPTDENVLQILAQKEKELEARVAEARERARQVVDDARRQADQIREGARADAAALAARLREETAREVEALQAEQLAAAEAEVQRLRAAVAERLPRAVALVVERVLAGLDRS
- a CDS encoding F0F1 ATP synthase subunit C produces the protein MRTAAVVIVTAILVLGAAGMVLAAPETAEQRPANPNAGLLGLAAAIAVGFGAIGTAWAQSRIGAAAAGAMAERPEIGGLMLVFLALPETMIILGFLVAFFVISRI
- a CDS encoding NADH-quinone oxidoreductase subunit M, yielding MLLTLIIFLPLVGGLIILFTSKANEPLMKGVAVGASLASFILSLFLVALYEVGGGMQFVERYSWIPTLGIQYHVGVDGLSLPLVVLTALLSLVSLVYSWRIELRLKEYLFLFLLLETGMLGVFAALDFFLFYIFWEVTLVPMYFLIGIWGGPRREYAAIKFFLYTLVGSLAMLLAILLLYFHSEPRTFDMLALIRQQPLARAPLLATLAFWGFFLSFAIKVPMWPFHTWLPDAHVEAPTAGSVILAGILLKMGTYGFVRVSLPMLPEAFRASAGVVAILALLGIVYGALVAMAQTDLKKLVAYSSVNHMGYVMLGTAAAAAAVGQPHKAQAATTALNGAVFEMIAHGVITGALFLIVGVLYDYRAHTRGVNEFGGLGARLPVYTGITTLAMLASLGLPGLMGFVAEFLVFVGSFGVFPYLTAVAVTGVIFTAAMFLWTIQRIFLGPLNERWVGLPDLDTREKLSLVPLAVLMVVFGLYPRPLLEVINTAMAGLVTALR
- a CDS encoding V-type ATPase 116kDa subunit family protein; its protein translation is MIVEMSRVIVLGPKRLLGAVLDEVQRLGSLHVDRIESDEAPPPPATDEQAAARQRLERLLGQADAVLTLLPPADGAVSAEAEVGSVDEVEAELAALERQVRDLTRQRLELEEERTLIETYEGAVRALSPLLQALRGSARLESLGFLLNTTDLKVAAALRAELIRATGGRVEVVSRAVDDRRLGMVVAFRREDGEAVRAVLARSGITELRLPERFAGGAVADAVALMERRRREIPRELEQVDRQLRELAARIRPRLEVLRSWLADRAAQLSVLQDLGATRYTFVLHGWAPSRAVGQIRAVLAGRFGSDVVVFDSPADPHHDPERVPVLLDNHPWIRPFQRLLALFQPPRYGTWDPSPVVAITFPLFVGLVIGDVGYGALLFLLGWKMRSLARAGRTVEVRLLNLRFPPPVLADASFLIRACAAWIMAFGAIYAEAFGNLPELLWHVRPLFNRVEDTGRYFLVIIAAGIAMIFLGLLVHFVQALRHRHLEGAFEAAVIMLGTGGLLLFLGARGAMLPASWDAPGLWLFAGAVGLAGVSLVVERNVIRRFLWLLESTTAFGHILSHARLMAFGLAAAALAMAANELGRQAGALGRVAAVLVGALFQALFFVFTIFGHVIQPARLHWVEFFSKFKFHEETGRAYRPFQKTAAPGRR
- a CDS encoding NADH-quinone oxidoreductase subunit N; the protein is MPAVSPADLWSLVPELWLLGLGLLVLLLDLVVPAGRKAAVGVMAVGGLVLALVPIATMLTWQPRTILYGAYAVDGFAVFFKIIAVAATALVILSSLESVGPRTRFEGEFYGLLVLTALGLMLMAASTDLVLLVLAIEFVSLTSYVLAGFLKAHPKSAEAGIKYFLYGATASAVMIYGFSLLYGLAGTTNLYQVARAVAGAPGLTLYLSLILVLAGLGFKISMVPFHQWAPDVYEGAPTPVAAFLSVGSKAAGFAALARVLQVVVDPSRVNWVLLVAVLAAVTMTVGNLLALPQRNIKRMLAYSSISHAGFLLIGVAAFRGAFGTPGLLVYLLGYTFTQLGAFFVATLIGTQLGTDEIPDYAGLARRAPVSALLMALFMLSLTGIPPTAVFLGKFYVLAAAIDNGLLWLAVVAVVNSVISLYYYVGVIRAMYVLPAATDTPVPEPTGLQVALGITGLGTLLIGLYPQPVIDLVRTASQLLRL